The Sorangiineae bacterium MSr11367 genome window below encodes:
- a CDS encoding glycine--tRNA ligase subunit alpha, with amino-acid sequence MYFQELILGLQDFWTKRGCVLVQPYNSEVGAGTFNPATFLRALGPEPWNVAFVEPSRRPADGRYGDNPNRLQQFHQFQVILKPSPIDIQDQYLASLRALGTHPEEHDLRFVEDDWESPTLGAWGLGWQVWFDGQEISQFTYFQQIGGIDCRPVSGELTYGLERISMYLQDCDNIYDVAWAPGITYGEMAKRNEWEWSTYNFEQADTKAHFAFFDHAESEVKRLIGLSDDPLKRLVLPAYDFVCKAAHQFNVLDARGAIGVTERARYIGRVRGIAKAVAESFLAQRQAMGFPLLKTGETPATKLDADATLRTEAVT; translated from the coding sequence GTGTATTTTCAGGAACTCATCCTAGGCCTGCAAGATTTCTGGACCAAACGAGGCTGCGTCCTCGTGCAGCCGTACAACTCCGAAGTCGGTGCCGGTACCTTCAATCCGGCGACGTTCCTTCGCGCGCTTGGCCCCGAACCCTGGAATGTCGCTTTCGTCGAGCCTTCGCGCCGCCCCGCGGACGGTCGATATGGTGACAATCCCAATCGACTCCAGCAGTTTCACCAATTCCAAGTCATTCTGAAGCCGTCGCCCATCGACATTCAGGATCAATACCTCGCCTCACTCCGTGCGCTGGGCACCCACCCCGAGGAACATGATTTGCGATTCGTCGAGGACGATTGGGAGTCGCCCACCCTCGGCGCCTGGGGACTCGGTTGGCAGGTTTGGTTCGACGGCCAGGAAATCAGCCAGTTTACGTATTTTCAGCAGATTGGCGGCATCGATTGCCGGCCCGTCTCCGGCGAGCTGACCTACGGACTCGAACGCATCTCCATGTACCTGCAAGATTGCGACAACATTTACGACGTCGCCTGGGCGCCCGGCATTACGTACGGTGAGATGGCCAAACGAAATGAATGGGAATGGAGCACCTACAATTTCGAGCAGGCGGATACCAAAGCGCACTTTGCCTTTTTCGATCACGCCGAATCCGAGGTGAAACGATTGATCGGGCTCTCCGACGATCCGCTCAAGCGCCTCGTTTTGCCGGCCTATGACTTCGTTTGCAAAGCGGCGCACCAATTCAATGTGCTCGACGCGCGTGGTGCCATTGGTGTGACCGAGCGCGCTCGCTACATTGGCCGCGTGCGCGGCATTGCCAAGGCCGTCGCCGAGTCGTTCCTCGCGCAGCGGCAGGCCATGGGCTTTCCGCTGCTCAAGACCGGCGAGACCCCCGCGACGAAGCTGGACGCCGACGCGACGTTGCGCACCGAGGCGGTGACATGA
- a CDS encoding thioredoxin family protein encodes MNQATLTTAPRANNKRLWISLGAVAVSALLIAAFGRSLWSLLSELSHDSNAYGKLAQENPALAVVVSFGVGLVSSLTPCVFPMVPITVSIFGATDTSSRTRGALLSGTFVLGIATLFVPLGIAAAFTGSLMGAALANPWVVSGIAILFLALAASMFGAFEIALPSSLTNKLSTVGGVGFKGAFVLGLVMGLIAAPCTGPFVTGMLVSIANTKSIFVGGISMFSFALGLGMLFFLAGTFAVNLPKGGAWMLGIKWGSGVVLAYMAFSYLRDSFPSVRSLVHPDTIYGTVGGILLLIGLVLGSIHIAAERRKSPIAHLSKPMKLASIVPVVVGAFMFMSWGQLFLNNVEREAAAREAIAQDKDLASAPPIAWQGNGAEESARAQALAANKPVLVDFGASWCKACNELDEQTWPDPRVRGAAAKFAGIKVDATDDEDPTVKKLQKKYGVVGLPTVVILNSRGEEKARFNEFVTPDKMAAALKGVD; translated from the coding sequence ATGAACCAAGCCACGCTCACGACCGCGCCGCGCGCGAACAACAAGCGCCTCTGGATATCCTTGGGCGCCGTCGCCGTCTCGGCCCTGCTCATTGCTGCATTTGGTCGTTCGCTCTGGAGCCTGCTCTCCGAGCTTTCACACGATTCGAACGCTTACGGAAAATTGGCGCAGGAGAATCCTGCCCTCGCGGTGGTGGTGTCTTTCGGCGTCGGTCTGGTGAGCAGCCTCACCCCGTGCGTCTTTCCGATGGTCCCCATCACGGTGTCGATCTTCGGCGCGACGGATACGTCGTCGCGCACACGCGGCGCGTTGCTCTCGGGCACCTTCGTGCTGGGTATCGCCACGTTGTTCGTGCCGCTGGGCATCGCCGCGGCGTTCACGGGCTCGCTCATGGGTGCGGCGCTGGCCAATCCGTGGGTCGTGTCAGGCATCGCGATTCTGTTTCTCGCGCTGGCTGCCTCCATGTTCGGCGCCTTCGAGATCGCGCTTCCGTCGAGCCTGACGAACAAGCTTTCGACGGTGGGCGGGGTCGGTTTCAAGGGTGCGTTCGTCCTCGGGTTGGTGATGGGCCTCATCGCCGCACCGTGCACGGGGCCGTTCGTGACGGGCATGCTCGTGAGCATCGCCAACACGAAGAGCATCTTCGTCGGCGGCATCTCGATGTTCTCCTTCGCACTCGGCCTGGGGATGCTCTTCTTCCTGGCGGGTACCTTCGCCGTGAACCTTCCCAAGGGTGGCGCCTGGATGCTCGGCATCAAGTGGGGCAGCGGCGTGGTGCTGGCGTACATGGCCTTCAGCTACCTGCGTGACTCGTTCCCCAGCGTGCGCTCCCTGGTGCACCCGGACACGATCTACGGAACCGTCGGCGGCATTCTCCTTCTCATCGGCCTGGTGCTGGGGAGCATCCACATCGCGGCCGAGCGTCGCAAGTCGCCCATCGCGCACTTGTCGAAGCCGATGAAGCTCGCATCCATCGTCCCCGTGGTGGTCGGCGCCTTCATGTTCATGAGCTGGGGCCAACTGTTCCTGAACAACGTGGAGCGCGAGGCCGCAGCCCGCGAGGCCATCGCGCAGGACAAGGACCTCGCCTCGGCCCCGCCCATCGCATGGCAAGGCAACGGCGCCGAAGAATCGGCGCGCGCCCAGGCCCTCGCGGCGAACAAGCCGGTGCTGGTCGACTTCGGCGCCAGCTGGTGCAAGGCCTGCAACGAGCTCGATGAGCAAACCTGGCCCGATCCGCGGGTGCGCGGAGCCGCGGCGAAGTTCGCGGGCATCAAGGTCGACGCCACCGACGACGAGGATCCCACCGTGAAGAAGCTGCAGAAGAAGTACGGCGTCGTCGGCCTCCCCACCGTGGTGATCCTCAACAGCCGCGGCGAAGAGAAGGCGCGCTTCAACGAGTTCGTGACCCCCGACAAGATGGCCGCCGCCCTCAAAGGCGTCGACTGA
- the gltB gene encoding glutamate synthase large subunit encodes MCGLGFVVELERGPQHGVVEDGIEIVRRLAHRGATGADPKTGDGAGMLLQLPHAFFRARCTFELPRAGKYAVAMLFLSRDDARRARQEERLVNAVKHYGLKVLGWRDVPTDDAMLGPLGQSCKPIIRQLFVGRDAKAAEIIKSSHQLPTENDDAPLAMSDFERMLFLVRKRAGRANSAAGEGEDFYVCSFSSTTIVYKGLMLPEHIGTFYPDLADPLTQSQFAIVHSRFSTNTLPTWDRAHPFRRIAHNGEINTLRGNRAWMGAREQVLQAHLFGDAISDIKAIIRPEGSDSASMDNVVDFLLAGGRSIPHVMMMLVPEAWSTQAHMPEELRAFYEYHASLVEPWDGPAALLFTDGRYVGATLDRNGLRPLKYIVQTGGRVLAASEFGVLDVPDEQILHKGRVMPGKMLLLDCGSEYEPGRIVEDAEVKRAVATRQPYASWIGDNKIDLARLPDVPQIYTLKREDRERLLRTFGYTREDLQIVLAPMATRGEEATGSMGNDAPLAVLVDKPVSMFRYFKQQFAQVTNPPIDPIREELVMSLVTCVGGEGRLLDETPEQCRLLELPHPILTSRELAKLKTNPYPFFRTQVISMTFPASPGTKLSSEERLRVAIESIQDAAERAVDAGYSVLILSDRDVDAESAPIPSLIATSAVHHRLLRVGKRTRVGIVVESGECREVADLALLVGFGAGAVNPYLAMEVVADSSEDAAAATKAYVTALKKGLLKVLSKMGISTLSSYHGAQIFEALGLSQKLVDTYFPGTETSIGGIGLDIVADDALTLHAQGFAAPEDQELEVGGTYAWRAGGVPHLWNPETVANLQKAVRLNDDRSYADYAKRINDQATGPCTLRALWDISLPQGNTPVSIDEVESAQTIVRRFATGAMSFGSISKEAHENLAIAMNRIGGKSNSGEGGEDSIRYVPDERGDLRKSAIKQVASARFGASAHYLVSAEEMQIKIAQGAKPGEGGQLPGHKVDETIARVRHATPGVTLISPPPHHDIYSIEDLAELIFDLKNVNSRARVSVKLVAESGVGTVAAGVAKAKADLILISGHDGGTGASPLSSIQHAGISWEIGIAETQRVLVENNLRSRVRLQVDGQLKTGRDVAIAALLGAEEFGFATAPLVASGCIMMRKCHLNTCPVGIATQDPVLRARFKGEPEHVINYFFFVAEELRGIMASLGFRTIDEMVGRVDCLSMRPEERLPRKARGLDCSRLLSLPTGEGPLRCTEPQIHEIDNVLDRKIIELGAASLERGEKTEFELPVRNSDRALGAMVSGEIARKYGENGLPEDTLTVHVKGTAGQSFGAFAARGLSLVLEGDANDYVGKGLSGGTLVVRPSPSARFVADRSVIVGNTVLYGAIDGRVFFAGRAGERFAVRNSGCTAVVEGVGDHGCEYMTGGRVVVLGTTGRNFAAGMSGGIAYVLDEDGHFAERINGAMVEVEHPLSAEDLEEVHALVQEHAARTNSRKAAAVLAGWAASSAQFVKVIPTEYKRALEREKARLREVSHG; translated from the coding sequence ATGTGCGGTCTAGGGTTCGTCGTGGAGCTTGAGCGCGGCCCGCAACACGGGGTCGTAGAGGATGGGATCGAAATCGTCCGACGTCTCGCCCACCGTGGCGCGACGGGCGCAGATCCCAAAACCGGCGATGGTGCAGGCATGCTCCTGCAATTGCCTCACGCATTCTTTCGTGCGAGATGCACGTTCGAATTACCGCGTGCGGGCAAGTACGCCGTCGCGATGCTTTTCCTTTCGCGCGACGACGCTCGTCGTGCGCGGCAGGAAGAGCGCCTCGTCAATGCGGTGAAGCATTATGGGCTGAAGGTACTCGGCTGGCGCGACGTCCCCACGGACGATGCGATGCTCGGGCCCCTCGGGCAATCGTGCAAGCCGATCATCCGACAACTGTTCGTCGGGCGCGACGCCAAGGCTGCGGAGATCATCAAGTCCTCGCACCAGCTTCCCACCGAGAACGACGATGCGCCGCTCGCGATGAGCGACTTCGAGCGCATGCTCTTCTTGGTGCGCAAGCGCGCCGGCCGTGCCAACAGCGCCGCGGGCGAGGGCGAGGACTTCTACGTCTGCAGCTTCTCGTCGACCACCATCGTTTACAAAGGCTTGATGCTGCCGGAGCACATCGGGACCTTTTACCCCGATTTGGCGGACCCGCTCACGCAGAGCCAATTCGCCATCGTGCACTCGCGTTTCAGCACGAACACTCTGCCCACGTGGGATCGCGCGCACCCCTTCCGCCGCATCGCCCACAACGGCGAAATCAACACGCTGCGCGGCAACCGCGCGTGGATGGGGGCCCGCGAGCAAGTGCTCCAGGCGCACCTCTTCGGCGATGCCATCAGCGACATCAAGGCCATCATCCGCCCCGAGGGAAGCGACTCGGCGTCGATGGACAACGTCGTCGACTTCTTGCTCGCCGGCGGGCGGTCCATTCCGCACGTCATGATGATGCTCGTGCCCGAGGCATGGTCCACGCAGGCGCACATGCCCGAGGAGCTGCGCGCGTTCTACGAGTACCACGCGTCGCTCGTCGAGCCGTGGGACGGGCCGGCGGCGCTGCTCTTCACCGACGGGCGCTACGTCGGCGCCACGCTCGACCGCAATGGGCTCCGCCCGTTGAAGTACATCGTGCAGACCGGTGGGCGCGTGCTCGCGGCGAGCGAGTTCGGCGTGCTGGACGTGCCGGACGAGCAGATCCTGCACAAGGGCCGGGTCATGCCGGGCAAGATGCTTTTGCTCGACTGTGGTAGCGAATACGAGCCCGGCCGCATCGTGGAAGATGCGGAGGTCAAACGCGCCGTGGCCACGCGCCAGCCGTACGCCTCGTGGATCGGCGACAACAAGATCGACTTGGCGCGCCTGCCGGACGTCCCGCAGATCTACACGCTCAAGCGTGAGGACCGCGAACGGCTGCTGCGCACCTTCGGCTATACGCGCGAAGACCTCCAGATCGTGCTCGCGCCCATGGCCACGCGCGGCGAAGAGGCGACGGGAAGCATGGGCAACGACGCGCCGCTCGCGGTGCTGGTCGACAAGCCCGTGTCGATGTTCCGGTACTTCAAGCAGCAGTTCGCGCAGGTGACCAATCCGCCGATCGACCCGATCCGCGAGGAGCTGGTCATGTCGCTCGTCACCTGTGTCGGTGGCGAGGGGCGTCTGCTCGACGAGACGCCGGAGCAGTGTCGGCTCTTGGAGTTGCCGCACCCGATTCTGACGAGTCGCGAGCTGGCGAAGCTGAAGACCAATCCGTACCCGTTCTTCCGCACGCAGGTGATCTCGATGACGTTCCCGGCCAGCCCGGGGACGAAGTTGAGCTCCGAGGAGCGCCTTCGCGTGGCGATCGAGTCCATCCAGGACGCGGCGGAGCGCGCGGTCGATGCCGGCTACAGCGTGCTCATTCTGAGCGATCGCGATGTCGATGCGGAGAGTGCGCCGATTCCGAGCTTGATTGCGACGTCGGCCGTGCACCATCGCCTCTTGCGCGTCGGAAAGCGCACGCGCGTGGGCATCGTGGTGGAGTCGGGCGAGTGCCGCGAGGTGGCCGATCTCGCGCTGCTCGTGGGCTTCGGCGCCGGTGCGGTGAATCCGTACTTGGCGATGGAAGTCGTGGCCGACTCGAGCGAGGACGCCGCGGCGGCCACGAAGGCTTACGTCACGGCGCTCAAGAAGGGGCTTCTCAAGGTGCTCTCCAAGATGGGGATCAGCACCTTGTCGAGCTACCACGGTGCGCAGATCTTCGAAGCCCTCGGGCTCTCGCAGAAGCTGGTCGACACGTACTTCCCGGGGACGGAGACGTCCATCGGCGGCATCGGGCTCGACATCGTGGCCGACGATGCGTTGACGCTGCATGCCCAGGGGTTCGCAGCGCCGGAGGATCAGGAGCTCGAAGTCGGCGGCACCTACGCGTGGCGCGCCGGCGGCGTTCCGCACCTGTGGAACCCGGAGACGGTCGCCAACCTGCAGAAGGCGGTGCGCCTGAACGACGACCGCTCCTACGCGGACTACGCGAAGCGCATCAACGATCAGGCGACCGGGCCCTGTACCTTGCGGGCGCTCTGGGACATCTCCCTGCCCCAGGGCAACACGCCCGTTTCCATCGACGAGGTGGAGTCTGCGCAGACGATCGTGCGCCGCTTCGCCACCGGCGCCATGTCCTTCGGCAGCATCAGCAAGGAGGCGCACGAAAACCTCGCCATTGCGATGAACCGCATCGGCGGCAAGAGCAACAGCGGCGAGGGCGGCGAAGACTCCATCCGCTACGTGCCCGACGAGCGCGGCGACCTGCGCAAGAGCGCCATCAAGCAAGTGGCCTCGGCGCGCTTCGGCGCGAGTGCGCATTACCTCGTCTCGGCCGAGGAGATGCAGATCAAGATCGCGCAGGGCGCCAAGCCCGGCGAAGGCGGACAGCTTCCCGGCCACAAGGTGGACGAGACGATCGCACGCGTGCGGCATGCCACGCCGGGCGTCACCCTCATCTCGCCGCCGCCGCACCACGACATCTATTCGATCGAGGACCTGGCCGAGCTCATCTTCGATTTGAAGAACGTGAACTCGCGGGCCCGCGTGAGCGTGAAGCTCGTGGCCGAGTCGGGCGTGGGGACCGTGGCGGCGGGCGTGGCCAAGGCCAAGGCGGATCTCATCCTGATCAGCGGGCACGATGGCGGTACGGGCGCATCGCCGCTGTCATCGATCCAGCATGCGGGCATTTCCTGGGAGATCGGCATCGCCGAGACGCAGCGGGTGCTCGTGGAGAACAACCTGCGCTCGCGCGTGCGGCTGCAGGTCGACGGGCAGCTCAAGACGGGGCGGGACGTGGCGATTGCCGCGCTTCTCGGCGCCGAGGAATTCGGCTTTGCCACCGCGCCGCTCGTCGCATCGGGCTGCATCATGATGCGCAAGTGCCACTTGAATACCTGCCCCGTGGGCATTGCCACGCAGGATCCGGTGCTGCGCGCGCGCTTCAAGGGTGAGCCGGAGCACGTCATCAACTACTTCTTCTTCGTGGCCGAGGAGCTGCGCGGCATCATGGCGAGCCTCGGGTTCCGCACCATCGACGAGATGGTGGGCCGCGTGGATTGCCTCTCGATGCGCCCCGAGGAGCGGCTGCCCCGCAAGGCGCGCGGGCTCGATTGCTCGCGGCTCTTGTCGCTGCCCACGGGCGAAGGTCCGCTGCGGTGTACGGAGCCGCAGATCCACGAGATCGACAACGTGCTCGATCGGAAGATCATCGAGCTGGGGGCGGCCAGCCTCGAGCGCGGTGAGAAGACGGAGTTCGAGCTTCCCGTGCGCAATTCGGATCGCGCGCTCGGGGCCATGGTTTCGGGCGAAATTGCTCGAAAATACGGCGAGAACGGTCTCCCCGAGGACACGCTCACGGTGCACGTCAAAGGCACCGCCGGCCAGAGCTTCGGCGCCTTCGCGGCCCGCGGCCTGTCGCTGGTGCTCGAGGGCGATGCCAACGACTACGTCGGCAAAGGTCTTTCGGGCGGCACCTTGGTCGTGCGGCCCAGCCCGAGTGCGCGCTTCGTCGCGGACCGCAGCGTCATCGTGGGCAACACGGTGCTCTACGGCGCCATCGACGGCCGCGTGTTCTTCGCAGGCCGCGCCGGCGAGCGCTTCGCCGTGCGAAACAGCGGCTGCACCGCAGTGGTGGAGGGCGTGGGCGATCACGGCTGCGAGTACATGACCGGCGGTCGCGTGGTGGTCCTGGGAACGACGGGGCGAAACTTCGCGGCCGGCATGAGCGGCGGCATCGCCTACGTGCTGGACGAGGATGGACACTTCGCCGAGCGCATCAACGGTGCGATGGTCGAGGTGGAGCATCCGCTGTCGGCCGAAGATCTCGAGGAAGTCCACGCGCTGGTGCAAGAGCACGCGGCGCGGACGAACAGCCGCAAGGCCGCGGCGGTTCTCGCGGGCTGGGCGGCGTCGAGCGCGCAGTTCGTCAAGGTGATTCCAACGGAATACAAGCGCGCGTTGGAACGGGAGAAGGCGCGACTTCGCGAGGTGAGCCATGGGTGA
- a CDS encoding tetratricopeptide repeat protein codes for MSQDSVPPPGGPAGSNSAADGAVTPEDFLRKAMTARTPAGRARYARRGLATTAPLDRTTQAMLLRQLYLSHFESRRFRKAHEIALQAIEVNVLTDVLYQDAARAALALGDLEKAILHLRAATRRGPASRRPFHLWTLGSILFLAQRYDEAIASLTRATRWGTREKPLYRAHLALARIANGEHVTDVSDTMLELARAPCGQGYGRFVLGHLAYAAGEWVTARRYLEAFVKRTESGGVARSIALEPEIRMARATIGKMSAN; via the coding sequence GTGTCCCAAGACAGCGTGCCCCCGCCGGGTGGGCCGGCGGGTTCGAATTCTGCGGCCGACGGCGCCGTCACCCCCGAAGATTTCCTTCGTAAGGCCATGACTGCGCGCACGCCAGCTGGACGTGCCCGCTATGCCCGGCGTGGCCTAGCCACCACCGCCCCGCTCGACCGCACCACACAGGCCATGCTGCTGCGGCAGCTCTATCTCTCGCACTTCGAGTCGCGGCGCTTCCGTAAGGCCCACGAGATTGCGCTGCAGGCCATCGAGGTCAACGTCCTGACCGACGTCCTCTACCAAGACGCGGCGCGGGCTGCGCTCGCCCTGGGGGATCTCGAGAAGGCCATCCTTCATCTGCGCGCGGCGACCCGGCGCGGTCCGGCGTCGCGGCGGCCATTTCATCTATGGACGTTGGGGAGCATTCTTTTCCTGGCGCAACGTTACGATGAGGCCATCGCGTCCCTGACGAGGGCCACGCGTTGGGGCACGCGGGAGAAGCCTCTGTACCGGGCGCACCTCGCCCTGGCGCGCATCGCCAACGGCGAGCACGTCACCGACGTGTCGGACACCATGCTCGAGCTCGCCCGGGCCCCGTGCGGGCAAGGATATGGTCGCTTCGTGCTGGGTCATTTGGCCTATGCCGCGGGCGAGTGGGTCACGGCCCGCCGCTACCTGGAAGCCTTCGTGAAGCGGACCGAGTCGGGCGGGGTAGCCCGGAGCATCGCCCTCGAACCCGAGATCCGCATGGCGCGCGCAACCATTGGGAAGATGAGCGCGAACTAA